One window of the Camelus ferus isolate YT-003-E chromosome 12, BCGSAC_Cfer_1.0, whole genome shotgun sequence genome contains the following:
- the TSPAN8 gene encoding tetraspanin-8 has translation MAGVNACVKCSIFIFNFIFWLCGVVILATAIWLRESKDGREILSPEGLGTNPNIAANILIAVGSIIMMLGFLGCCGAMKENRFILVLFLIGLLLVLLLQVSAGILAFTLKTKTDHVLNDGSHANMSLLSLKNEDRKMFQKAFSEIQEKYKCCGLVNGASDWGNNFQYYYKSCECPDASDSSCTSYSGKTIYKQTCLPLVRGLVSRHFSLVTGLAFGLAAVEVVLCLKRSSGATWWNDDLHL, from the exons ATGGCAGGTGTGAATGCCTGTGtaaaatgttctatatttatCTTCAACTTTATATTCTGG ctgTGTGGTGTCGTCATCCTGGCAACGGCAATTTGGCTACGAGAAAGCAAAGATGGTCGAGAG attctcagTCCTGAGGGCTTAGGCACTAACCCCAATATTGCTGCAAATATCTTGATCGCTGTGGGTAGCATCATCATGATGCTGGGTTTCCTGGGATGCTGTGGTGCCATGAAAGAAAACCGCTTCATACTTGTTTTG tttcttaTAGGATTGCTTCTGGTCCTACTGCTGCAGGTGTCGGCAGGTATCCTAGCATTTACTCTCAAAACTAAG ACTGACCATGTTCTGAATGACGGTTCCCATGCTAACATGTCTCTTTTGagcttaaaaaatgaagatagaaAAATGTTCCAGAAAGCCTTTTCTGAAATTCAAGAAAAG TATAAATGCTGTGGTTTGGTCAATGGAGCTTCTGATTGGGGAAATAATTTTCAGTACTATTACAAGTCATGTGAATGTCCAGATGCATCAGACTCTTCTTGTACAAGTTATAGTGGAAAAACTATTTACAAACAG acatgCCTTCCTTTGGTAAGAGGCCTTGTTTCTAGACATTTTTCCTTAGTTACTGGACTAGCGTTTGGACTGGCAGCTGTTGAG